One window of Staphylococcus chromogenes genomic DNA carries:
- a CDS encoding CoA-disulfide reductase — protein sequence MTQKVIVVGAVAGGATAASQLRRLDASAQINVYEKDRDMSFANCGLPYYLGHVIKSRDDMLPITPNDFKEKKNIDVYLKHEVIAVNSAKNTVQVKNHQTGDIFTDHYDTLILSPGARAHRLNFDVPHLFTLRNMEDTDAIENYINDHRVERVLIVGGGYVSLEVLENMYERGLKPTLIHRSEAINKHMDQDMNQVIFDSLKEREIPYRLNEEIKAIKGNTVSFTSDLQEDYDLIITGIGVKPNSEFLKDSGIHLDDKGYIPVNARFQTNVPNVYALGDIATSHYRHVDLPAHVPLAWGAHRGASIIAEQLAGNSNITFKGFLGANIVKFFDYTLTSSGIAPHELKHFDYEVVNVNQTAHAGYYPNNSTLHLRAYYEKTSRKLLRAVAVGKQGADKRIDVLTMAMMHGATIDDLTEFEVAYAPPYSHPKDAINMLGYRARP from the coding sequence ATGACACAAAAAGTAATTGTTGTAGGTGCTGTTGCAGGTGGCGCAACGGCTGCGAGTCAATTGCGCCGATTAGATGCCTCTGCTCAAATTAACGTTTATGAAAAGGACCGAGATATGAGCTTTGCAAATTGTGGGTTACCTTACTACTTAGGTCATGTGATTAAGTCACGTGACGATATGTTACCGATTACTCCAAATGATTTTAAAGAAAAGAAAAATATTGATGTTTATTTAAAACATGAAGTCATTGCTGTTAACAGTGCTAAAAACACGGTACAAGTTAAAAACCATCAAACTGGGGATATTTTTACAGATCACTATGATACCCTCATTTTAAGTCCAGGTGCACGTGCTCATCGATTAAATTTCGACGTCCCCCATTTATTCACGTTACGTAATATGGAAGATACGGATGCGATTGAAAATTATATCAATGATCATCGTGTCGAACGTGTACTCATTGTAGGTGGCGGTTATGTCAGTTTAGAAGTATTGGAAAATATGTATGAAAGAGGATTAAAACCGACGTTAATCCATCGTTCTGAAGCAATTAATAAACATATGGATCAAGATATGAATCAAGTTATTTTTGATTCATTGAAAGAAAGAGAGATTCCTTACCGATTAAATGAAGAAATAAAGGCAATAAAGGGCAACACGGTCTCGTTCACTTCTGATCTCCAAGAAGACTACGATTTGATTATTACAGGCATTGGTGTAAAACCGAATTCAGAGTTCTTAAAGGACTCAGGCATACATCTTGATGACAAAGGTTATATTCCAGTAAATGCACGTTTTCAAACAAATGTGCCTAACGTGTACGCCTTAGGTGATATCGCGACGAGTCATTACCGTCATGTTGATTTACCTGCACATGTCCCATTAGCTTGGGGTGCCCATCGAGGCGCAAGTATTATTGCCGAACAACTTGCCGGTAATTCCAATATTACTTTCAAAGGGTTTCTCGGTGCAAATATCGTTAAGTTTTTCGATTATACTTTAACAAGTTCTGGAATTGCGCCTCATGAGTTAAAACATTTTGATTATGAGGTGGTCAACGTCAACCAAACGGCGCATGCTGGCTATTACCCTAATAATAGTACGCTTCATTTGAGAGCTTATTATGAAAAGACAAGTCGAAAATTATTGCGTGCCGTTGCTGTAGGAAAACAAGGTGCAGATAAACGAATTGATGTGCTCACTATGGCGATGATGCACGGGGCAACAATAGATGATCTTACTGAATTTGAAGTGGCTTACGCGCCGCCATATAGCCATCCTAAAGATGCGATTAATATGTTAGGCTACAGAGCAAGACCTTAA
- a CDS encoding YisL family protein, whose protein sequence is MVLINLHIISWIILLILFFAVYENFSSKQGPTPLFKPLHMATRLFMLLVLITGFWLVANAFTSSGANHMLLTLKMILGIAIVGLMEVTIARKKRKASSRGLFIATWVVALITIILGIILPWGPLTQLFH, encoded by the coding sequence GTGGTCTTAATTAATCTTCACATTATTAGTTGGATTATTTTACTCATTTTATTTTTTGCGGTATATGAAAATTTTTCCAGCAAACAAGGTCCAACACCATTATTCAAACCATTACATATGGCGACACGTTTATTCATGCTTTTAGTATTAATTACAGGTTTTTGGCTCGTTGCGAATGCTTTCACAAGTTCTGGTGCCAATCATATGTTATTAACATTAAAGATGATTTTAGGTATTGCGATTGTAGGCTTAATGGAAGTGACAATTGCACGTAAAAAACGTAAAGCCTCAAGTCGTGGATTATTTATTGCAACGTGGGTTGTTGCGTTGATTACGATTATTCTTGGTATTATTTTACCTTGGGGTCCATTGACGCAGTTATTTCATTAA
- a CDS encoding fumarylacetoacetate hydrolase family protein: MKFLSFKHNGETSFGVKVKREEAAWDLTKVFADFAEGDFHPKTLLQGLQQNQTIEFQEQVRKAVVAAEDSGRGDDYKVKFTDIEFLPPVTPTNNVIAFGRNYKAHAEELNHEVNRLYVFTKAASSLTGDEATIPNHKDITDTLDYEGELGVVIGKSGEKIPKGLALDYVYGYTIINDITDRTAQKAHDQAFLSKSLTGACPMGPYIVTKDEMPTPENVNIVTKVNNEIRQDGNTSQMILKIDELIEEISKYVALHPGDIIATGTPAGVGAGMNPPQYLQPGDEVKVTVDNIGTLTNYIEK, encoded by the coding sequence ATGAAATTTTTATCATTCAAACACAATGGTGAAACGTCATTTGGCGTAAAAGTAAAACGTGAGGAAGCCGCATGGGATTTAACAAAAGTATTTGCTGACTTTGCGGAGGGTGATTTTCATCCAAAAACGTTACTACAAGGATTACAACAGAATCAAACGATAGAATTCCAAGAACAGGTGCGTAAAGCGGTGGTTGCCGCAGAGGATAGTGGTCGTGGTGATGACTATAAAGTAAAATTTACTGATATTGAATTTTTACCTCCTGTTACCCCAACGAACAATGTAATTGCTTTTGGTCGCAACTATAAAGCACATGCTGAAGAATTGAATCACGAAGTCAATCGTTTATATGTGTTCACAAAAGCGGCTTCATCTTTAACAGGAGATGAAGCAACAATTCCAAACCATAAAGATATTACAGACACATTAGATTATGAAGGTGAACTTGGTGTAGTTATCGGAAAATCAGGAGAAAAAATTCCTAAAGGTTTGGCGTTAGACTATGTCTATGGATATACCATCATCAATGACATTACTGACCGTACGGCTCAAAAAGCACACGATCAGGCATTTTTATCAAAAAGTTTAACAGGCGCATGCCCTATGGGACCTTATATCGTGACGAAAGATGAAATGCCAACACCAGAAAACGTGAATATCGTGACTAAAGTGAATAATGAAATTCGTCAAGATGGAAATACATCACAAATGATTTTAAAAATTGATGAACTCATTGAAGAAATTTCAAAATATGTTGCGTTACATCCAGGTGATATTATTGCAACGGGAACACCTGCAGGCGTAGGTGCGGGAATGAACCCACCTCAATACTTACAACCGGGTGATGAAGTAAAAGTCACTGTGGATAATATTGGAACATTAACGAACTATATCGAAAAATAA
- the addA gene encoding helicase-exonuclease AddAB subunit AddA, with protein sequence MIPTKPQEVQWTDAQWESIYAKGQDVLVAAAAGSGKTAVLVERIIQRILTDGIDVDRLLVVTFTNLSAREMKHRIEARIQQAIIEDPSNQHIKNQSAKIHQAQISTLHSFCLKLIQQHYDVLEIDPNFRTASEVENVLLLESVIDDVFETHYSQLNSHFIALTEQIGSDRNDERLRQIIKSLYYFSVANPNPQEWLDALDAPYIETHLRQHYLSNLNRYIKLYVEAAQDALEQAYNQLELIGDLEKHVPFVDAHRQALRGLLSESQIDKMQLKDYDFGRLPTKPRDIGKDESLNEMYETFKAYYDQFKTLLTKVKEEFAARDDEELMSELTHLAPRVNYLAQMTKNVIQAFSKAKRERNILDFTDYEHFALRILYDEKGHPSEVAEMYRQRFEEILVDEYQDTNRVQEKIIASIKRGDASNGNLFMVGDVKQSIYKFRQADPSLFIEKYQAFNQPDQSSGWRIDLSQNFRSRKEVLNSTNYLFHHMMDSEVGEIEYDAAARLYYGAPFDAVDIPLYFNVLLEEQDSDLTGSEQEAHLIAAQVESILETQKVYDIKTKQYRPATYKDIVILERSYSNARHLQRVFKDRDIPFYVNSKQGYFEQTEIRLMLSFLRVIDNPLQDIYLVGLMRSVIYQFTEDELAQIRIISPNDDYYYQSIQHYMKSEQAQPELIDKLKLFLNDIEAYRKYSQSHPVYQLIDKIFNDHYLIQYFSGLVGGQGRRANLHGLFNKAVDFESSSFRGLFQFIRFIDQMIERGKDFGEENMIGPNDNVVRMMTIHSSKGLEFPFVIYSGLTRDFNMMDLNQPVILNQHEGLGLQYYDEEKGIFYPSLISMSIELTNRKEIISEEMRLIYVALTRAKEQLYLIGREKKEERLEKLTQAPIAQDKLTALTRFNAKNPFELIYSVFSKFDNQSLIDALRFKAPSQQDASLQPAIEIKHIEAKDILPTETEEAHRLTMEGLEQQINKGGRDRATTREIEARLLFEYPYQSAQHDASKQSVSELKRQLETEQADTNYDRVRQYRLGVATYNRPQFLEEQKRTAAEIGTLMHTVMQHLPFRKEGLTEEELNAYIDTLVQRAIISEGAINDIQRDDVMRFINSDLYQRIAESDEIYRELPFIVNQHDLESETHDNDAAIIQGMIDVVYVEEGTYHFVDYKTDAFVKRRGMTDDEIGAQLKEKYRIQMQYYKKALETITGQHVSGYLYFFKFGALVID encoded by the coding sequence ATGATTCCAACTAAACCACAAGAGGTGCAATGGACAGATGCCCAATGGGAGAGTATCTATGCGAAAGGGCAAGATGTTCTAGTGGCTGCTGCTGCAGGTTCAGGGAAAACGGCTGTACTTGTAGAACGCATCATTCAACGCATTTTAACAGATGGCATTGATGTGGACCGTCTGCTCGTTGTGACCTTTACCAATTTAAGCGCTAGAGAAATGAAACATCGTATTGAAGCAAGAATTCAACAAGCCATTATAGAAGACCCGTCCAACCAACATATTAAAAATCAAAGTGCAAAAATTCATCAAGCACAAATTTCTACTTTACACAGTTTTTGTTTAAAGTTAATTCAACAACATTACGATGTATTAGAAATTGACCCTAACTTTCGGACGGCAAGTGAAGTTGAAAATGTATTGTTATTAGAATCGGTGATTGATGATGTTTTCGAAACACATTATAGTCAATTAAATTCACATTTTATTGCATTAACAGAACAAATTGGTTCAGATCGCAACGATGAACGCTTACGTCAAATTATCAAAAGTTTGTATTACTTTAGTGTGGCTAACCCAAACCCTCAAGAGTGGCTTGATGCACTAGATGCACCCTATATAGAGACGCATCTTCGACAACATTATCTCTCTAATTTAAATCGTTATATCAAACTTTATGTAGAAGCGGCACAAGATGCACTTGAACAAGCCTATAATCAATTGGAACTTATCGGAGATTTAGAAAAACATGTGCCATTTGTAGATGCTCATCGTCAAGCATTGCGTGGCCTTTTAAGTGAGAGTCAAATTGATAAAATGCAACTGAAAGACTATGACTTTGGACGTTTACCCACAAAACCTCGGGACATCGGAAAAGACGAAAGTTTAAATGAAATGTATGAAACATTCAAAGCATACTATGATCAATTTAAAACGCTATTGACGAAAGTAAAAGAAGAGTTCGCCGCACGTGATGATGAGGAATTAATGTCTGAATTGACACATTTGGCACCGAGAGTTAATTATCTTGCACAAATGACAAAAAACGTCATTCAGGCATTTAGTAAAGCGAAAAGAGAACGTAATATTTTAGATTTCACAGATTATGAGCATTTTGCACTTCGAATTTTATATGATGAAAAGGGTCACCCTTCAGAAGTGGCTGAGATGTATCGCCAACGTTTTGAAGAAATTCTTGTAGATGAATATCAAGATACGAATCGCGTGCAAGAAAAGATAATTGCGAGCATTAAGCGTGGAGATGCCTCAAATGGAAATCTTTTTATGGTGGGCGATGTAAAACAATCGATTTATAAGTTCAGACAAGCTGATCCAAGTTTATTCATTGAAAAGTATCAAGCATTCAATCAACCTGATCAATCAAGTGGTTGGAGAATCGATTTATCACAAAACTTTCGTTCGCGTAAAGAAGTATTAAACAGTACCAACTACCTATTTCATCATATGATGGATTCAGAAGTAGGAGAAATCGAGTACGATGCAGCGGCAAGATTGTATTATGGGGCCCCGTTTGATGCGGTCGACATCCCGTTATATTTCAATGTGCTATTAGAGGAGCAAGACAGTGATTTAACAGGATCTGAACAAGAGGCGCATTTGATTGCAGCACAAGTTGAATCGATTCTTGAAACACAAAAAGTGTATGACATCAAAACAAAACAATATCGCCCAGCGACGTATAAAGATATTGTCATTTTGGAAAGAAGCTATAGTAACGCCCGTCATTTACAACGAGTGTTTAAAGATAGGGATATTCCTTTTTATGTAAATAGTAAACAAGGCTATTTTGAACAGACAGAAATAAGACTTATGCTATCGTTTTTAAGAGTTATAGATAATCCACTTCAAGACATTTATTTAGTCGGATTGATGCGTTCAGTGATTTATCAGTTTACTGAAGATGAACTTGCTCAAATTAGAATTATTTCACCTAATGATGATTATTATTACCAATCCATTCAGCATTATATGAAATCTGAACAAGCACAACCTGAACTGATAGATAAGCTCAAATTATTTCTTAATGATATAGAGGCTTACCGCAAATACAGTCAGAGTCATCCTGTGTATCAATTGATAGATAAGATTTTTAATGACCATTATTTAATCCAATATTTTAGCGGTCTTGTCGGCGGACAAGGGCGACGTGCCAATTTACATGGATTGTTTAACAAAGCCGTTGATTTTGAGTCATCAAGTTTTAGAGGGCTTTTCCAATTTATTCGATTTATAGATCAAATGATAGAAAGAGGAAAAGATTTCGGAGAAGAAAATATGATTGGGCCGAATGACAATGTCGTAAGAATGATGACAATTCATAGCAGTAAAGGATTAGAATTCCCATTCGTCATTTATTCAGGTCTAACCCGTGATTTCAACATGATGGACTTAAATCAACCTGTCATATTAAATCAACACGAGGGGTTAGGACTTCAATATTACGACGAAGAAAAAGGAATATTTTATCCATCATTGATTTCGATGAGTATCGAGTTAACCAATCGAAAAGAAATTATTTCCGAGGAAATGAGATTAATTTATGTGGCCTTAACACGTGCGAAAGAACAACTGTATCTTATTGGTCGTGAGAAAAAAGAAGAGCGTTTAGAAAAACTGACACAAGCGCCCATTGCGCAAGATAAACTTACAGCGCTCACAAGATTCAATGCTAAAAATCCATTTGAACTGATTTATAGTGTGTTTAGTAAATTTGACAACCAGTCACTCATTGATGCGTTGCGCTTTAAAGCTCCTTCTCAACAAGATGCTTCATTGCAACCGGCAATTGAAATCAAACATATTGAAGCCAAAGATATTCTACCGACTGAAACAGAAGAAGCCCATCGTCTCACAATGGAAGGACTCGAACAACAAATCAATAAAGGAGGGCGTGATCGCGCAACTACCCGTGAAATTGAAGCGCGACTTTTATTTGAATATCCATATCAAAGTGCGCAACACGATGCTTCTAAACAATCGGTCTCTGAGTTAAAACGCCAACTTGAAACGGAACAGGCAGATACCAATTATGATCGGGTGCGTCAATACCGCTTAGGCGTGGCCACATACAATCGCCCTCAGTTTCTTGAAGAACAAAAACGAACTGCAGCGGAAATAGGAACTTTAATGCATACAGTGATGCAACATTTGCCATTTCGTAAAGAGGGCTTAACAGAAGAAGAACTTAACGCCTATATTGACACTCTCGTACAACGGGCCATCATTAGTGAAGGTGCCATAAATGATATTCAACGAGATGATGTAATGCGATTCATTAACAGTGATTTATATCAACGAATTGCAGAAAGTGATGAGATTTATCGAGAACTCCCCTTTATTGTGAATCAACATGATTTAGAAAGTGAGACGCATGATAATGATGCAGCTATCATTCAAGGGATGATTGACGTAGTTTATGTTGAAGAAGGGACGTATCATTTTGTGGATTATAAAACGGATGCCTTTGTGAAACGTCGAGGAATGACAGATGATGAAATTGGAGCACAATTGAAAGAAAAATACCGCATTCAAATGCAGTATTATAAAAAAGCTTTAGAGACGATTACAGGTCAACATGTTTCAGGATATTTGTATTTCTTTAAGTTTGGTGCCTTAGTAATTGATTAA
- the addB gene encoding helicase-exonuclease AddAB subunit AddB has translation MFRTFLGRAGTGKSTAMLDEIKKKLQTQPIGDPIVLITPMQGTYMYEQAFVNDEALRGSLRAEVLHFERLSHRVFQELGGVTEKRLSTSAIEMMLYDILQEQRQHLKLYHAQTEYLGFSAKIREQIQDFEKYAITSEMVLEAAQNERFERRTRDKLSDIGLIYEQLMERLSDEYITSEALMNRFISLIPQSKWLSKADIYIDGFHNFSTQEYLVIEALVQQAKSVTVLLTTNGDKDEFSMFRKPSEALLHIEDIAKRVGVPLQSVSFTTQYRFQRQDMRHLEQQFDALLPERYHNDIESIEILESPTTRDEVNEIARQILKDVREHQYRFKDIAILYRDPSYTYLLDAILPQFDIPYNIDVKKSMTHHPVMEMLRALIEVMQTGWQFEPLMRLLKTNVLTKQYTDSMHRIDILENFAIERGIYGKRWIDPKYFTLEQFEKMGIKRKKINEDVKTLFERVVTLKNDVFHKLLTFEERLNKGQHVLDYATAFYEVMEDFELPQQLMTERDLLDEAGKHTEAEEIDQIWNGFSRVLDDVVTVFQEQSMSLKRFLELLDVGLNELEFSMIPQTLDQVTIGTMDLAKVDNKKHVYMIGMNDGVMPQASSSQNLMSDEEKKQFESVTEMQLSPTADILQMDEAFVCYYAMTRATEKVTWSYSLMGTNGNEREISPFLIQTMGLFSKLQVTATKREHERHTLSLVSHPHQTKVHLFEALKSALEGELISDIWYDVYYVMAEYTALSKGLNHLKTALTYTNDTTQLDQQMTKALYGTTINASVSRFEGYQTCPFKHYASHGLRLNERTKYQLQSFDLGTIFHDVLRYIAEKVEGRFNQLTATQIQQLTEEALAHYLPEVQYNLLNSTSYYQYLSQRIGAIVQATLFAMKHQSEYSQFHPIAFEKSFRKRPRNENELVAQPLQTKQGIPINIRGQIDRIDTFETHDKSFVNIVDYKSSTTSASLDLVKVYYGLQMQMMTYMDIALQNKDRLGLSNEVKPGGFLYMYVHKFKDEKRTWSNLNVENLAQAFLKSYQLSGLLNSDPDVLEAYDKRLTGGFSSDIVPVRLKKNGEFYSSSKVADEKTLYRLMQHNQRNFEKIATNIMDGHTEVAPLKYKETLPCRFCNYQSVCHVDSLIDAPKYRTVDEKIDPLKCLREEEDDDSN, from the coding sequence ATGTTTCGAACATTTCTAGGTCGTGCAGGTACTGGAAAAAGCACGGCAATGTTAGATGAAATTAAAAAGAAACTTCAAACGCAACCCATTGGGGATCCTATTGTCTTGATTACGCCTATGCAAGGGACCTACATGTATGAGCAAGCCTTCGTCAATGATGAAGCGTTACGTGGAAGTTTACGGGCAGAAGTGCTACACTTTGAAAGATTAAGTCATCGCGTATTTCAAGAATTAGGTGGTGTGACCGAAAAACGTTTATCCACAAGTGCTATAGAAATGATGCTTTATGATATTTTACAAGAACAACGTCAACATCTTAAGTTGTATCATGCGCAAACTGAATATTTAGGGTTTAGTGCAAAAATTAGAGAACAAATTCAAGATTTTGAAAAATATGCGATTACTTCTGAAATGGTGTTAGAAGCAGCGCAAAATGAGCGATTTGAACGTCGTACGCGTGATAAATTATCGGACATAGGATTAATCTACGAGCAACTTATGGAGCGCTTATCAGATGAGTATATAACGTCCGAAGCTTTAATGAATCGTTTTATTTCATTGATTCCTCAATCAAAATGGCTCTCTAAAGCCGATATCTACATTGATGGCTTTCATAACTTTTCGACGCAAGAATATTTGGTGATTGAGGCATTAGTTCAACAAGCAAAGTCCGTGACCGTCTTATTGACGACAAATGGTGATAAAGATGAGTTTAGCATGTTTCGAAAACCGTCCGAAGCCCTTCTACATATCGAAGACATTGCCAAGCGAGTAGGGGTACCGCTACAATCTGTCTCATTTACAACACAATATCGATTCCAACGTCAGGACATGAGACACCTTGAACAACAATTTGACGCATTGTTGCCAGAGCGTTATCACAATGATATCGAGTCTATAGAAATCCTTGAATCCCCAACAACGCGTGATGAAGTCAATGAAATTGCGCGACAAATTTTAAAAGATGTACGCGAGCATCAATATCGCTTTAAAGATATTGCCATTTTGTATCGAGACCCGAGCTATACGTATTTATTAGATGCGATTTTGCCACAGTTTGATATTCCGTATAATATTGATGTTAAAAAATCTATGACGCACCATCCTGTGATGGAGATGTTGCGCGCCCTCATTGAAGTGATGCAAACAGGTTGGCAATTTGAACCATTGATGCGTCTGTTAAAAACAAATGTTTTAACGAAGCAATATACAGATAGTATGCATCGTATTGATATTTTGGAAAACTTTGCTATCGAGCGAGGCATTTACGGAAAGCGTTGGATAGATCCAAAATATTTTACGCTTGAGCAATTTGAAAAAATGGGGATTAAACGAAAAAAAATTAATGAAGATGTAAAAACATTATTCGAACGTGTCGTGACTTTAAAAAATGATGTTTTTCATAAGTTATTAACGTTTGAAGAAAGATTAAATAAAGGTCAACACGTGTTAGATTATGCAACAGCTTTTTATGAAGTCATGGAAGATTTTGAACTGCCACAGCAACTGATGACGGAACGTGATTTATTAGATGAGGCTGGAAAACATACAGAAGCAGAAGAAATCGATCAAATTTGGAATGGATTTAGTCGTGTTTTAGATGATGTAGTCACTGTTTTTCAAGAGCAATCGATGTCTTTAAAAAGATTTCTTGAACTATTAGATGTCGGGTTAAATGAGCTTGAATTTTCAATGATTCCTCAAACGTTAGATCAAGTCACGATAGGAACGATGGATCTTGCAAAGGTAGATAATAAAAAGCATGTATATATGATAGGTATGAATGATGGTGTCATGCCTCAAGCGTCCTCAAGTCAAAATTTAATGTCCGATGAAGAAAAGAAACAGTTCGAAAGTGTTACCGAGATGCAACTCAGTCCTACTGCGGACATATTACAAATGGACGAAGCGTTCGTTTGCTATTATGCCATGACACGTGCGACTGAAAAAGTAACGTGGAGTTACAGTTTAATGGGAACGAATGGTAATGAAAGAGAAATAAGTCCATTTTTAATACAGACGATGGGCCTATTTTCGAAATTACAAGTGACAGCAACAAAAAGAGAACATGAACGTCATACGTTGTCTCTCGTTTCCCATCCGCATCAAACAAAAGTTCATTTGTTCGAAGCTTTAAAATCCGCTTTAGAAGGTGAATTGATTTCGGATATTTGGTATGACGTCTATTATGTGATGGCAGAGTATACGGCATTGTCAAAAGGTTTGAATCATCTTAAAACGGCACTCACTTATACGAATGACACTACTCAGCTCGATCAACAAATGACAAAAGCATTATATGGAACAACGATTAATGCGAGTGTCTCACGTTTTGAAGGTTATCAAACTTGCCCATTTAAACATTATGCTTCTCATGGGCTACGTTTAAACGAACGTACAAAATACCAACTGCAAAGTTTTGATTTAGGGACGATTTTTCACGACGTCTTACGTTACATTGCTGAAAAAGTAGAAGGCCGTTTCAACCAATTGACAGCGACTCAAATTCAGCAATTAACAGAAGAGGCGCTAGCACATTATTTACCTGAGGTTCAATACAATTTATTGAATTCAACGTCTTATTATCAATATTTGTCACAACGTATTGGCGCCATTGTGCAAGCCACTTTATTTGCGATGAAACATCAAAGTGAATATTCTCAATTTCATCCTATCGCATTTGAAAAATCGTTTAGAAAGCGTCCACGTAATGAGAATGAACTTGTGGCACAACCCCTACAAACGAAACAGGGCATACCGATTAATATTAGAGGACAAATTGACCGTATTGATACTTTTGAAACTCATGATAAGAGCTTTGTCAATATCGTAGACTATAAATCTTCTACCACAAGTGCATCATTAGATTTAGTAAAGGTGTATTATGGATTACAAATGCAAATGATGACGTATATGGATATTGCACTACAGAATAAAGACAGACTCGGTTTATCAAATGAAGTCAAACCGGGTGGATTTCTTTATATGTATGTGCATAAATTTAAAGATGAGAAACGAACTTGGTCTAATTTAAACGTAGAAAACTTAGCACAGGCTTTCTTGAAATCATATCAATTGAGTGGATTGCTGAATAGTGACCCAGATGTATTAGAAGCTTATGATAAGCGTTTAACAGGTGGGTTTAGCTCAGATATTGTTCCGGTTCGATTAAAGAAAAATGGCGAATTTTACAGTTCTAGTAAAGTGGCAGATGAAAAGACGCTTTACCGTTTAATGCAACATAACCAACGAAATTTTGAAAAGATTGCGACAAACATTATGGATGGACATACCGAAGTTGCCCCACTTAAATATAAAGAAACGCTCCCTTGTCGTTTTTGTAATTATCAATCTGTTTGTCATGTAGACAGTTTGATTGATGCGCCAAAATATCGCACGGTGGATGAAAAGATTGATCCTTTAAAATGTTTGAGAGAGGAGGAAGACGATGATTCCAACTAA
- the lepB gene encoding signal peptidase I: MKKETMEWLVSIGLALLIVGLLYAFVIKPYNVKGDSMDPTLKDGERVIVNKLGKTFGNLERGNVIVFHADENSDYVKRIIGVPGDHIEYKHDVLYVNGKKTPEPYLEYNMKHKNYEEITGSFKSSDLPNSGGQYKIPKDRYLVLGDNREVSKDSRAFGLIDKKQIVGKVSLRFWPFSEFKINFNPDHTSNQNG, encoded by the coding sequence TTGAAAAAAGAAACAATGGAATGGTTGGTTTCTATTGGTTTAGCGTTACTCATAGTGGGGTTACTTTATGCTTTTGTCATCAAACCATATAATGTAAAGGGAGACTCAATGGATCCAACATTAAAAGATGGCGAGCGCGTCATTGTTAATAAGCTAGGGAAAACATTTGGAAACCTAGAGCGTGGTAATGTGATTGTGTTCCATGCGGATGAAAATAGTGATTACGTCAAGCGTATCATTGGTGTCCCTGGCGATCATATTGAATATAAACATGATGTTTTATATGTTAACGGTAAAAAAACACCAGAACCGTATTTAGAGTACAATATGAAACATAAAAATTATGAAGAAATTACAGGGTCATTCAAATCATCTGATTTACCGAATAGTGGTGGACAGTATAAGATTCCTAAAGACAGATACTTAGTTTTAGGGGACAATCGTGAAGTAAGTAAAGATAGTCGTGCTTTTGGTTTAATTGACAAAAAGCAAATTGTGGGTAAAGTTTCTTTACGTTTCTGGCCATTCAGTGAATTTAAAATCAATTTTAACCCTGATCATACAAGTAATCAAAACGGTTAA
- the lepB gene encoding signal peptidase I: MRKTIKIMGALISAIIVLLVIVLFIAVPFRADNDYMSPLIQKGDRMIVNQLTPRLNMIHHADMIVYHKDGQLHLGRIIGEPGQSIEIKAQQLYVDNQPVKDDWVKQIGVQNWSSKMLSEQESDIISPSHYVVMNQLSSSKESEAFGTVHKNDIIGTILIRYYPFEKMTVNFKD, translated from the coding sequence ATGAGAAAAACCATTAAAATTATGGGAGCATTGATAAGCGCCATCATTGTACTCTTGGTGATTGTCTTGTTTATTGCAGTCCCTTTTCGTGCAGACAATGACTATATGTCCCCCCTAATTCAAAAAGGAGATCGCATGATTGTGAATCAACTGACGCCCCGATTGAACATGATTCATCATGCGGATATGATTGTATATCATAAAGATGGTCAACTGCATCTTGGTCGGATTATAGGTGAACCAGGTCAATCCATTGAGATTAAGGCACAACAACTCTACGTGGACAACCAACCGGTAAAAGATGATTGGGTCAAACAAATAGGGGTTCAAAATTGGTCTTCAAAGATGTTATCTGAACAAGAAAGTGATATTATAAGTCCTAGTCATTATGTTGTGATGAATCAGCTTTCATCTTCAAAGGAATCTGAAGCCTTTGGAACTGTACATAAAAATGATATAATAGGAACGATTTTAATACGTTATTATCCTTTCGAAAAAATGACTGTAAACTTTAAGGATTAG